A single region of the Streptomyces sp. NBC_01381 genome encodes:
- a CDS encoding ATP-dependent helicase, which produces MVRSASGAHSALDEFSPATRGWFTGAFSAPTSAQAGAWRAIGEGSDVLVVAPTGSGKTLAAFLAALDQLASTPPPADPKKRCRVLYVSPLKALAVDVERNLRSPLTGIRQESVRLGLPEPEVRVGIRSGDTPPAERRALSTRPPDILITTPESLFLMLTSAARDALTGIETVILDEVHAVAGTKRGAHLALSLERLDELLPRPARRIGLSATVRPVDEVARYLSPQRRVEIVQPPSGKEFDLSVVVPVEDLGELGGSPVADSDQAAERPSIWPHVEERITDLVQAHRSTIVFANSRRLAERLCNRLNEIAYERATGEPLPEDHSPAEVMAESGAAKGAPPVLARAHHGSVSKEQRAQVEEDLKAGRLPAVVATSSLELGIDMGAVDLVVQVESPPSVASGLQRVGRAGHQVGAVSTGVVFPKYRGDLVQAAVVTERMRTGSIESLRIPANPLDVLAQQLVATVALDTWQVDDLLALVRRAASFASLPESAFTAVLDMLAGRYPSDAFAELRPRVVWDRVAGTVTGRPGAQRLAVTSGGTIPDRGLFGVFLAGADPKKGGGRVGELDEEMVYESRIGDVFTLGTSSWRIEDITRDRVLVSPAPGVPGRLPFWKGDQLGRPLELGRAVGAFLREVGSLSREDARVRLLAAGLDDWAADNVQTYLAEQREACGHIPDDRTIVVERFRDELGDWRVVVHSPFGAQVHAPWALALGSRLSERYGMDAQVMHADDGIVLRLPDADLMGLDLLDQEPTGGHLEYDAEQAPVGAGDVAFDKGEVNQLVTDQVGGSALFASRFRECAARALLLPRRSPGKRTPLWQQRQRAAQLLQVASEFGSFPIVLEAVRECLQDVFDVPGLTELMGDIESRKVRLVEVTTPEPSPFARSLLFGYVAQFLYEGDSPLAERRAAALSLDSRLLAELLGQAELRELLDAEVLAELEQELQWRTEDRRVKDAEGVADLLRLLGPLTAAELAERGAEPEWADELASARRAIRVRIAGADHWAAIEDAGRLRDALGTALPVGVPEAFTEPVKDPLGDLIARYARTHGPFTSATAAARFGLGAAVTEGALQRLAANGRVVQGEFHPAGIGQEWCDATVLRRLRRRSLAALRHELEPVPPSALAQFLPQWQHLSGHGLRGVDGLVRAVEQLQGATVPASALEKLVLPSRVAGYGPAMLDELTAAGEVVWAGAGALPGKDGWVSLYLADAAPLLLPPPHPLELTALHESVLNTLSGGYGLFFRQIADQVRATTHPDVLDPQLADTIWDLAWSGRLTNDTLAPMRALLGSGRTAGSTAHRAKRTIPRGRYGTLTAAARPASRTGPPTVAGRWSLLPAREPDPTLRAHALARTLLDRHGVVTRGAVAAEGVEGGFSATYRVLSAFEDSGQARRGYVVEGLGAAQFAMDGAVDRLRATANARDRADSSSSSMGYAPRASESQAVVLAAADPANAYGAALPWPEPPSDAGHKPGRKAGSLVVLVDGELTLYMERGGKTLLAWPSAPDDTPPTEDPRLRPAAEALAGAAKAGSLGTVTVERINGAAALTSPFAPLLEGAGFHATPRGLRLRA; this is translated from the coding sequence ATGGTCAGGTCCGCATCCGGTGCCCACAGCGCCCTCGATGAGTTCTCCCCCGCGACCCGCGGCTGGTTCACGGGGGCCTTCTCCGCGCCCACGTCCGCGCAGGCCGGGGCGTGGCGGGCCATCGGGGAGGGCTCGGACGTGCTGGTGGTCGCGCCGACCGGCTCCGGCAAGACGCTGGCCGCGTTCCTCGCCGCCCTCGACCAGCTGGCATCGACCCCGCCGCCCGCCGACCCGAAGAAGCGCTGCCGCGTGCTGTACGTGTCACCGCTGAAGGCCCTCGCGGTCGACGTGGAGCGCAATCTGCGCAGCCCGCTGACCGGCATCCGGCAGGAGTCGGTGCGCCTGGGCCTGCCCGAGCCCGAGGTGCGGGTCGGCATCCGCTCGGGCGACACCCCGCCCGCCGAGCGCCGCGCGCTGTCCACGCGCCCGCCGGACATCCTGATCACCACGCCCGAGTCGCTCTTCCTGATGCTCACATCCGCCGCGCGGGACGCGCTGACGGGCATCGAGACGGTGATCCTGGACGAGGTGCACGCGGTCGCGGGCACCAAGCGCGGGGCACACCTCGCGCTCTCCCTGGAGCGGCTGGACGAGCTGCTGCCCAGGCCCGCCCGCCGCATCGGCCTGTCGGCGACGGTCCGCCCGGTGGACGAGGTGGCGCGCTATCTGTCCCCGCAGCGCAGGGTGGAGATCGTCCAGCCGCCGTCCGGCAAGGAGTTCGACCTCTCCGTGGTCGTACCGGTCGAGGATCTCGGGGAGTTGGGCGGTTCCCCGGTCGCCGACTCGGACCAGGCCGCCGAGCGGCCCTCGATCTGGCCCCATGTCGAGGAGCGCATCACCGACCTCGTCCAGGCGCACCGCTCGACGATCGTCTTCGCCAACTCCCGCCGCCTCGCGGAGCGCCTGTGCAACCGGCTCAACGAAATCGCGTACGAACGCGCGACGGGCGAGCCGCTCCCCGAGGACCACTCCCCCGCCGAGGTGATGGCCGAGTCGGGTGCCGCCAAGGGCGCCCCTCCGGTCCTCGCCCGCGCCCACCACGGTTCGGTGTCCAAGGAACAGCGCGCCCAGGTCGAGGAGGACCTGAAGGCGGGCCGGCTTCCGGCCGTCGTCGCCACGTCCAGCCTGGAACTCGGCATCGACATGGGCGCGGTCGACCTGGTGGTCCAGGTCGAGTCGCCGCCCTCCGTCGCCTCCGGACTGCAGCGCGTCGGCCGTGCCGGACACCAGGTGGGCGCGGTCTCCACCGGCGTCGTCTTCCCCAAGTACCGGGGTGACCTGGTGCAGGCCGCCGTGGTCACGGAGCGGATGCGGACCGGCTCCATCGAGTCGCTGCGCATCCCGGCCAACCCGCTGGACGTCCTGGCGCAGCAGCTGGTCGCGACGGTCGCCCTGGACACCTGGCAGGTCGACGACCTGCTGGCCCTGGTCCGCCGCGCGGCCTCTTTCGCCTCCCTCCCTGAGTCGGCGTTCACCGCCGTCCTGGACATGCTCGCGGGCCGCTATCCATCGGACGCCTTCGCCGAGTTGCGTCCGCGCGTGGTGTGGGACCGCGTCGCGGGCACGGTCACCGGACGGCCGGGCGCGCAGCGCCTCGCGGTCACCTCCGGGGGCACGATTCCCGACCGCGGCCTCTTCGGGGTCTTCCTCGCCGGCGCCGACCCGAAGAAGGGCGGCGGCCGGGTCGGCGAGCTGGACGAGGAGATGGTCTACGAATCGCGTATCGGCGACGTGTTCACGCTCGGCACGAGCTCCTGGCGTATCGAGGACATCACCCGCGACCGCGTCCTGGTCTCCCCCGCGCCCGGCGTCCCCGGCCGGCTCCCCTTCTGGAAGGGCGACCAGCTGGGCCGCCCGCTCGAACTGGGCCGTGCGGTGGGCGCGTTCCTCCGGGAGGTCGGCTCGCTGTCGCGCGAGGACGCGCGCGTGCGGCTGCTGGCCGCGGGGCTCGACGACTGGGCGGCCGACAACGTCCAGACGTACCTGGCCGAGCAGCGTGAGGCCTGCGGCCACATCCCGGACGACCGCACGATCGTGGTCGAGCGGTTCCGGGACGAGCTGGGCGACTGGCGGGTGGTCGTGCACTCCCCGTTCGGCGCGCAGGTGCACGCGCCCTGGGCGCTCGCCCTCGGCTCCCGGCTCAGCGAGCGGTACGGCATGGACGCCCAGGTGATGCACGCGGACGACGGCATCGTCCTGCGCCTGCCGGACGCCGATCTGATGGGCCTCGACCTGCTCGACCAGGAGCCCACGGGCGGACATCTGGAGTACGACGCCGAGCAGGCACCCGTAGGAGCCGGTGACGTCGCCTTCGACAAGGGCGAGGTCAATCAACTCGTCACCGACCAGGTGGGCGGATCGGCCCTGTTCGCCTCCCGCTTCCGCGAGTGCGCCGCCCGCGCCCTGCTGCTGCCCCGCCGCAGCCCCGGCAAGCGCACCCCCCTGTGGCAGCAGCGCCAGCGCGCCGCGCAACTGCTCCAGGTGGCCAGTGAGTTCGGGTCGTTCCCGATCGTCCTCGAAGCGGTCAGGGAGTGCCTCCAGGACGTCTTCGACGTACCGGGCCTCACGGAACTGATGGGCGACATCGAGTCCCGCAAGGTCCGGCTCGTCGAGGTCACGACACCTGAGCCGTCACCCTTCGCGCGCTCGCTGCTGTTCGGGTACGTGGCTCAGTTCCTGTACGAGGGCGACTCACCGCTCGCCGAGCGGCGCGCTGCGGCCCTGTCCCTGGACTCGCGCCTCCTTGCCGAACTGCTCGGCCAGGCCGAGCTGCGGGAGCTGCTCGACGCGGAGGTGCTTGCCGAGCTTGAGCAGGAGCTCCAGTGGCGCACGGAGGACCGCCGCGTCAAGGACGCCGAAGGCGTCGCCGATCTGCTGCGCCTCCTCGGACCGCTCACCGCCGCCGAGTTGGCCGAACGCGGGGCCGAGCCGGAGTGGGCCGATGAGCTGGCATCGGCCCGCCGCGCGATCCGCGTCCGGATCGCCGGGGCCGACCACTGGGCGGCGATCGAGGACGCGGGCCGGCTGCGCGACGCGCTCGGCACTGCGCTGCCGGTCGGCGTCCCCGAGGCGTTCACCGAGCCCGTCAAGGACCCCCTGGGCGACCTCATCGCCCGGTACGCACGCACGCACGGCCCCTTCACCTCGGCGACGGCCGCGGCCCGGTTCGGCCTCGGCGCGGCGGTCACGGAGGGAGCCCTGCAGCGGCTCGCCGCCAACGGACGTGTCGTACAAGGAGAGTTCCATCCGGCGGGCATCGGCCAGGAATGGTGCGACGCGACCGTCCTGCGCCGACTGCGCCGCCGCTCCCTGGCCGCTCTGCGGCATGAGCTGGAGCCGGTGCCGCCGTCCGCGCTCGCCCAGTTCCTGCCCCAGTGGCAGCACTTGAGCGGTCACGGACTGCGCGGCGTCGACGGCCTGGTGCGTGCCGTCGAGCAGTTGCAGGGGGCGACGGTGCCCGCGTCCGCGCTCGAAAAGCTCGTCCTGCCCTCCCGGGTCGCGGGGTACGGACCGGCCATGCTCGACGAACTCACCGCCGCCGGAGAGGTGGTGTGGGCCGGGGCGGGCGCGCTGCCCGGCAAGGACGGCTGGGTCTCCCTGTATCTCGCCGACGCCGCACCCCTGCTCCTGCCGCCGCCGCACCCCCTGGAGCTCACCGCGCTCCACGAGTCCGTCCTGAACACCCTCTCCGGGGGCTACGGCCTCTTCTTCCGGCAGATCGCCGACCAGGTCCGCGCCACCACCCACCCCGACGTCCTCGATCCCCAACTGGCCGACACGATCTGGGACCTGGCCTGGTCCGGGCGGCTCACGAACGACACGCTCGCCCCGATGCGCGCGCTCCTCGGCTCGGGCCGCACGGCCGGTTCCACGGCCCACCGGGCCAAGCGCACGATCCCGCGCGGGCGCTACGGCACGCTGACGGCCGCCGCCCGCCCCGCGTCCCGCACGGGTCCGCCGACCGTGGCGGGCCGCTGGTCGCTGCTCCCCGCCCGCGAACCGGACCCCACCCTGCGCGCCCACGCCCTGGCCCGCACCCTCCTGGACCGGCACGGGGTGGTGACCCGCGGCGCGGTAGCGGCCGAAGGCGTCGAGGGCGGCTTCTCGGCGACGTACCGCGTTCTGTCGGCCTTCGAGGACAGCGGGCAGGCACGGCGCGGCTATGTCGTCGAAGGGCTGGGCGCCGCGCAGTTCGCGATGGACGGCGCGGTGGACCGGCTGCGCGCCACGGCCAACGCCCGCGACCGCGCGGACAGTTCATCCTCCTCCATGGGGTACGCCCCGCGCGCCTCCGAATCCCAGGCCGTCGTCCTCGCCGCCGCCGACCCGGCGAACGCCTACGGGGCGGCGCTGCCCTGGCCCGAGCCCCCCAGCGACGCGGGCCACAAGCCCGGCCGCAAGGCGGGCTCCCTCGTAGTCCTGGTCGACGGCGAGCTGACCCTGTACATGGAGCGGGGCGGCAAGACCCTGCTTGCCTGGCCCTCGGCCCCGGACGACACGCCCCCCACCGAGGACCCCCGCCTGCGCCCGGCAGCGGAGGCGCTCGCCGGCGCGGCCAAGGCGGGCTCACTGGGCACGGTCACGGTAGAGCGCATCAACGGAGCCGCCGCCCTGACCTCCCCCTTCGCCCCCCTCCTGGAAGGAGCCGGCTTCCACGCCACCCCACGCGGCCTCCGCCTGCGCGCCTAG
- a CDS encoding AraC family transcriptional regulator: MAASAEQARHWRYAELPGVDLLRARYVRKTFVRHTHEHFVIAAIAEGVDVFHHGGADQHAGPGTLALINPDTMHTGRAGVPEGWRYGAVYPSPELVAEIAGETTAIRGAPGFIRPVLDDPYAVALVHRVLRAAEEGNALAADTLLRVAVTRLLRLNGGRLPQRAVRTAGARTAARARAVLEECLVDPPSLERLAADLGASPFALLRAFRDTYGMPPHAWLTDARVRRARALLDSGTAPAEAAVAVGFTDQPHLNRHFTRIVGVPPGAYRRERKNVQDPESTLPVASGTWQNR; the protein is encoded by the coding sequence ATGGCAGCTTCGGCGGAGCAGGCGCGGCACTGGCGGTACGCGGAGCTGCCCGGTGTCGATCTGCTGCGGGCCCGCTATGTCCGCAAGACCTTCGTGCGGCACACCCACGAGCACTTCGTGATCGCCGCGATCGCCGAGGGCGTCGACGTCTTCCACCACGGCGGCGCCGACCAGCACGCGGGGCCGGGAACGCTCGCCCTGATCAATCCGGACACCATGCACACGGGCCGGGCCGGTGTGCCCGAGGGCTGGCGGTACGGCGCGGTCTATCCCTCGCCGGAGCTGGTCGCCGAGATCGCCGGGGAGACGACGGCCATCCGGGGCGCGCCCGGCTTCATCCGCCCGGTGCTCGACGATCCGTACGCCGTAGCCCTCGTGCACCGCGTGCTGCGCGCGGCGGAGGAGGGCAACGCGCTCGCCGCCGACACCCTGCTGCGGGTGGCGGTGACGCGGCTGCTGCGGCTGAACGGCGGCCGCCTGCCGCAGCGCGCCGTGCGGACGGCGGGGGCCAGGACGGCGGCACGCGCGCGTGCTGTCCTGGAGGAGTGTCTGGTCGACCCGCCGAGCCTGGAGCGGCTCGCCGCCGACCTCGGGGCCAGCCCGTTCGCGCTGCTGCGGGCCTTCCGCGACACGTACGGCATGCCGCCGCACGCGTGGCTCACGGACGCGCGCGTCAGGCGAGCCCGCGCCCTCCTGGACTCGGGAACGGCGCCCGCCGAAGCGGCCGTCGCGGTGGGATTCACCGACCAGCCGCACCTCAACCGGCACTTCACCCGGATCGTCGGGGTGCCGCCGGGGGCGTACCGGCGGGAGCGCAAGAACGTACAAGACCCGGAATCGACCCTCCCCGTAGCGTCCGGGACGTGGCAGAACAGATAA
- a CDS encoding AzlC family ABC transporter permease has protein sequence MAEQITPADIRAKGPADEPAGAGAGEPAPEKPDSAVVRDALGVGVAVGLSGFAFGVTSAGSGLTVLQTCALSLLVFTGASQFALVGALAGGGNPFTAAAGAFFLGVRNAFYGLRLSQLLALPRAVRPFAAHWVIDETTAVSLAQPTRRAARIGFTVTGLSLYVLWNLTTLLGSLGAEAIGDTDAWGLDAAGPAVFLALLAPMLRTTTERAVAAVAVVLGLGLLPVLPAGVPVLVAALAVPAVLYVEGRKARDSRPVGDDERRADR, from the coding sequence GTGGCAGAACAGATAACCCCCGCGGACATCCGCGCCAAGGGACCAGCAGATGAACCAGCCGGTGCGGGAGCGGGCGAACCGGCACCGGAGAAGCCCGATTCCGCCGTCGTCCGCGACGCCCTCGGTGTCGGTGTCGCCGTCGGACTCTCCGGCTTCGCCTTCGGAGTCACCTCGGCCGGCAGCGGCCTCACCGTGCTGCAGACCTGCGCGCTCAGCCTGCTGGTCTTCACCGGGGCCTCGCAGTTCGCGCTGGTCGGTGCGCTCGCGGGCGGCGGGAACCCCTTCACGGCCGCCGCGGGGGCCTTCTTCCTGGGCGTGCGCAACGCCTTCTACGGACTGCGCCTTTCGCAGCTGCTCGCCCTCCCGCGCGCGGTGCGGCCCTTCGCCGCCCACTGGGTGATCGACGAGACCACCGCCGTCTCCCTGGCACAGCCGACGCGGCGCGCGGCCCGGATCGGCTTCACCGTGACGGGGCTCAGCCTCTACGTGCTCTGGAACCTCACCACGCTCCTCGGCTCCCTCGGTGCCGAAGCCATCGGCGACACCGACGCGTGGGGCCTCGACGCCGCGGGACCCGCGGTCTTCCTGGCGCTGCTCGCGCCGATGCTGCGCACGACGACGGAGCGCGCCGTCGCAGCTGTGGCGGTCGTCCTTGGGCTCGGACTGCTGCCCGTGCTGCCCGCGGGCGTTCCTGTTCTGGTGGCCGCTCTCGCAGTCCCGGCCGTCCTCTACGTAGAGGGACGCAAGGCCCGTGACAGCCGCCCGGTTGGTGACGACGAGCGGAGGGCGGACCGTTGA
- a CDS encoding AzlD domain-containing protein has translation MNIWIAIGVTFVGCYLVKLAGLLVPSGALERPMVRRMAALLPVALLAALTAQQAFADGRVLVLDAKAAGLAAAAVALLLRAPFLVVIAAAVAVTAGLRALTG, from the coding sequence TTGAACATCTGGATCGCCATCGGCGTGACCTTCGTCGGCTGCTACCTCGTCAAGCTCGCGGGGCTGCTCGTGCCCTCAGGTGCCCTGGAGCGGCCGATGGTCAGGCGCATGGCCGCCCTGCTGCCCGTGGCCCTGCTGGCGGCGCTCACGGCCCAGCAGGCCTTTGCCGATGGCCGGGTGCTGGTCCTGGACGCCAAGGCGGCAGGGCTCGCCGCGGCGGCCGTGGCGCTGCTGCTGCGCGCGCCGTTCCTCGTCGTCATCGCGGCGGCCGTGGCCGTCACGGCGGGGCTGCGGGCGCTGACCGGCTGA